The following proteins are co-located in the Longimicrobium sp. genome:
- the rfaE2 gene encoding D-glycero-beta-D-manno-heptose 1-phosphate adenylyltransferase: protein MTDPAAKVVSREELLARLGRPRSARVVFTNGVFDVLHRGHVDYLSRARSLGDLLVVAVNTDDSVRRLGKGDDRPINPQDDRAYVLAGLESVGFVTLFDEDTPRELIATLLPDVLVKGGDYTRDTIVGADEVEAAGGRVETIPLVPGRSTTGILQRVRQGAENG, encoded by the coding sequence GTGACCGACCCCGCCGCCAAGGTCGTCTCGCGCGAGGAGCTGCTGGCGCGCCTGGGCCGGCCGCGGAGCGCGCGCGTCGTCTTCACCAACGGCGTGTTCGACGTGCTGCACCGCGGCCACGTCGATTATCTGTCGCGCGCCCGGTCGCTGGGCGACCTCCTCGTCGTCGCCGTGAACACCGACGATTCCGTCCGCAGGCTGGGAAAGGGCGACGACCGCCCCATCAACCCGCAGGACGACCGCGCGTACGTGCTGGCCGGGCTGGAGTCGGTCGGCTTCGTGACGCTGTTCGACGAGGACACGCCGCGCGAGCTCATCGCCACCCTTCTTCCCGACGTGCTGGTGAAGGGCGGCGACTACACGAGGGACACCATCGTCGGCGCCGACGAGGTCGAAGCGGCCGGGGGGCGGGTGGAGACGATCCCGCTGGTCCCCGGCCGCTCGACGACCGGGATCCTGCAACGCGTTCGCCAGGGGGCGGAGAATGGGTGA
- the rph gene encoding ribonuclease PH, whose translation MARNDGRAPEQPRPLKLERGVAEYAEGSCLITVGRTRVLCTASVEEGVPGWKKGKGEGWVTAEYSMLPRATNTRNRRERGQIGGRTQEIQRLIGRSLRSCVDMAALGERQITIDCDVLQADGGTRTASITGGAVALFEACRWISETRGIESPFREFVAAVSAGLVDGRLLLDLDYLEDSAAEVDLNLVARESGGIIEVQGTGEHGHFSPEQLYYLTQMMSGCVRGLHAAQRAAVGG comes from the coding sequence ATGGCGAGGAACGACGGCCGCGCGCCGGAGCAGCCGCGGCCGCTGAAGCTGGAGCGCGGCGTGGCCGAGTACGCCGAGGGCTCGTGCCTGATCACCGTCGGCCGCACGCGCGTGCTCTGCACCGCCTCGGTGGAAGAGGGCGTGCCGGGGTGGAAGAAGGGGAAGGGCGAGGGATGGGTCACCGCGGAGTACTCCATGCTCCCGCGCGCCACCAACACCCGCAACCGCCGCGAGCGCGGGCAGATCGGCGGGCGCACGCAGGAGATCCAGCGCCTGATCGGCCGCTCGCTGCGCTCGTGCGTGGACATGGCCGCCCTCGGCGAGCGCCAGATCACCATCGACTGCGACGTGCTGCAGGCCGACGGGGGGACGCGCACCGCCTCCATCACCGGCGGCGCGGTGGCGCTCTTCGAGGCGTGCCGCTGGATCAGCGAGACGCGCGGGATCGAATCCCCTTTCCGCGAGTTCGTGGCCGCGGTGAGCGCGGGCCTCGTCGACGGGCGGCTGCTGCTGGACCTGGACTACTTGGAAGATTCGGCCGCCGAGGTCGACCTGAACCTCGTTGCGCGCGAGTCCGGCGGGATCATCGAGGTGCAGGGGACGGGCGAGCACGGCCACTTCTCCCCCGAGCAGCTCTACTACCTGACGCAGATGATGAGCGGCTGCGTGCGCGGCCTCCACGCCGCCCAGCGCGCCG
- the hemC gene encoding hydroxymethylbilane synthase has translation MVDARPVRIASRGSELALWQARAVEQAIREASPGIEVEISIIKTTGDRILDVPLAKIGDKGLFTKEIDAALLAGDADLAVHSLKDVPTRVPDGLEIVAVSRREDPRDVLILPREQGTGDRGQGTGKTLATLPAGARVGTSSLRRRAQLGALRPDVEVLDLRGNLNTRLAKLDQGDYDAILLAAAGVLRLGWEDRIAEYLDPAEWLPAVGQGALAVVARAGDARVRGLMAAFHDPFTAACTAAERAFLAALEGGCQIPIGALATVDDEGLTLHGLVAGTEGDEVLRDSEFVSADGGEGVSLDDGADAGRRLAARMVEMGAGEILARVRGESPRVPEPAAP, from the coding sequence CGCGCGGTGGAGCAGGCCATCCGCGAGGCGTCGCCCGGCATCGAGGTCGAGATCTCCATCATCAAGACTACGGGAGACAGGATCCTCGACGTGCCGCTGGCGAAGATCGGCGACAAGGGCCTGTTCACCAAGGAGATCGATGCCGCGCTCCTGGCGGGCGATGCCGATCTCGCCGTCCACTCGCTGAAGGACGTTCCCACGCGGGTGCCCGACGGGCTGGAGATCGTGGCCGTGTCGCGCCGCGAGGACCCGCGCGACGTGCTGATTCTCCCGCGGGAGCAGGGGACAGGGGACAGGGGACAGGGGACAGGGAAAACGCTGGCGACGCTTCCCGCCGGCGCGCGCGTGGGCACCAGCTCGCTCCGCCGCCGCGCGCAGCTCGGCGCGCTGCGGCCGGACGTCGAAGTCCTTGATCTCCGCGGTAACCTGAACACCCGCCTGGCCAAGCTGGACCAGGGGGATTACGACGCCATCCTCCTCGCCGCCGCGGGCGTGCTGCGGCTGGGGTGGGAAGACCGCATCGCGGAGTATCTCGATCCCGCCGAGTGGCTTCCCGCGGTGGGGCAGGGCGCGCTGGCCGTGGTCGCCCGCGCGGGGGACGCACGGGTGCGCGGGCTGATGGCGGCCTTCCACGACCCGTTCACCGCCGCCTGCACCGCCGCCGAGCGCGCCTTCCTGGCCGCGCTGGAGGGCGGATGCCAGATCCCCATCGGCGCGCTGGCGACCGTGGACGACGAGGGGCTGACGCTGCACGGCCTGGTCGCGGGAACGGAGGGCGACGAGGTGCTGCGCGACTCCGAATTCGTCTCCGCGGATGGGGGCGAGGGCGTCTCGTTGGATGATGGCGCCGACGCTGGACGGCGGCTGGCGGCGCGGATGGTGGAGATGGGCGCGGGCGAGATCCTGGCGCGCGTCCGCGGCGAGTCGCCGCGCGTGCCCGAGCCCGCCGCGCCGTGA